The Echinicola rosea genome has a segment encoding these proteins:
- a CDS encoding sugar porter family MFS transporter has product MKNLTTYYAFIVSLTGFLFGFDTVVISGANLPLKALWQTSDWFHGFYIMSVALWGTVIGALLGGIPCHFIGRKNTLFWIGVLFLVSAVGTALATDPYVFSVYRFVGGMAIGASSIAAPTYVSEISQAYKRGRQVGLYQINIVMGILVAYISNYLLQGVGGHNDWRWMLAAEIVPAIIYLAFILDIPESPRWLILKRKDEPAAQKVLKKITTGNIDPILWSIKCDSLRSKKMKLFSAKNRLPLLLAGIIAVFNQLSGINFILYYAPEIMEKAGFVTSSSLLGAVFIGCTNLVFTLIGMYLIDKTGRKQLMLIGSIGYIISLGLISYGFYDGASPLFILTSILIFIAAHGIGQGAVIWVFISEIFPNKVRAMGQSFGAGVHWGAAAMITLFGAVLIDNLAPSQIFLIFLGMMTLQLGFVWFIMPETKGVELEHLQNQLHKQKQPIQP; this is encoded by the coding sequence GTGAAGAATTTGACCACCTATTACGCATTTATTGTATCCCTCACCGGATTTCTATTCGGTTTTGATACCGTCGTAATATCGGGTGCCAATCTACCACTTAAAGCACTTTGGCAAACTTCTGATTGGTTCCATGGCTTTTACATCATGTCCGTGGCCCTTTGGGGCACGGTGATCGGCGCCTTGTTGGGCGGAATCCCATGCCACTTTATAGGTCGGAAAAACACCCTGTTTTGGATCGGAGTACTATTTTTGGTTTCTGCCGTAGGCACAGCACTGGCAACAGATCCCTATGTATTTTCTGTCTACCGCTTTGTTGGAGGAATGGCCATTGGGGCCAGTTCCATTGCAGCCCCCACTTATGTATCGGAGATCTCCCAAGCCTATAAAAGAGGCCGCCAAGTAGGGCTTTACCAAATCAATATTGTCATGGGGATTTTGGTAGCCTACATTTCAAACTATTTGCTTCAAGGAGTAGGAGGCCACAATGACTGGCGCTGGATGCTGGCCGCTGAAATAGTACCGGCAATTATTTACCTGGCCTTTATCCTGGACATTCCTGAAAGCCCACGGTGGTTGATCTTAAAGCGAAAGGATGAACCTGCTGCACAAAAGGTCCTTAAAAAGATCACTACTGGCAATATCGACCCGATATTATGGTCCATTAAGTGCGATTCACTGCGATCAAAAAAAATGAAACTCTTCTCTGCCAAAAACAGACTCCCACTGCTTCTTGCTGGCATCATCGCGGTATTCAACCAGCTCAGCGGCATCAATTTCATCCTTTATTATGCTCCCGAAATCATGGAAAAGGCAGGTTTTGTAACTTCTTCCTCACTATTGGGTGCTGTATTCATTGGATGCACCAATTTAGTATTCACCTTGATCGGGATGTACCTGATCGACAAAACCGGCAGGAAGCAATTGATGCTCATCGGATCCATTGGCTATATCATCAGTTTAGGCCTGATCAGTTACGGTTTTTATGATGGTGCTTCTCCGCTATTCATTCTGACAAGTATCCTGATATTCATTGCAGCGCATGGTATAGGACAAGGGGCGGTGATATGGGTATTTATCTCAGAAATCTTTCCCAACAAGGTCAGAGCGATGGGGCAATCCTTCGGTGCGGGAGTTCACTGGGGAGCTGCTGCCATGATCACACTCTTTGGAGCAGTATTGATCGATAACCTAGCACCTTCCCAAATCTTCCTGATTTTCTTGGGCATGATGACTTTGCAACTGGGATTTGTCTGGTTTATCATGCCGGAGACCAAAGGAGTGGAGTTAGAACATCTCCAAAATCAATTGCACAAACAAAAACAACCTATTCAGCCATGA
- a CDS encoding glycoside hydrolase family 32 protein: MKKHTQNILLAVPILLMCHFTVLASEIELKITKRYLNFPISQHETRHKMTFQSEGQPELNIVIRLTAGKPDYWVFKDVSNLKGKTLTISYEGDQAGLSNIYQANEIAGADSLYQEHNRPQFHFTTRRGWINDPNGLLYYDGEYHLFYQHNPYEREWENMHWGHAVSHDLIHWKELPDALYPDELGTMFSGSAVIDYQNTAGWNEGEIPALVAAYTAASPERQTQGIAYSLDKGRTFTKYKGNPVIDSKEKWNSVDTRDPKVFWYEPGDHWVMVLNERDGHSIYNSQDLKKWEYQSHTTGFWECPELFELPVDGDPKNTKWIMYGASGTYMLGEFDGKTFTPTAGKYRYSSGPIYAAQTFTNVDDGRRIQMGWGQISHPGMPFKGMMMLPTEFSLRNTHDGPRLLNQPVKETEQLFTSVNRWSNLSTEEANEALEEYAEKGTLRLKTHIQLSHATSAGLNLFGQHLIDYDLNYNKLNDAFYSPDDPTSMEITADIYIDKTSIEVFVDEGAFTLVMPRTPVESNEEGFHFWGNNITIKNLEVFKAASIWE, from the coding sequence ATGAAAAAACACACTCAAAATATCCTATTGGCAGTACCCATACTGCTCATGTGCCACTTTACTGTTTTGGCCAGCGAAATAGAACTAAAAATCACCAAAAGATACCTCAACTTCCCTATTTCACAGCACGAAACACGGCATAAAATGACCTTCCAAAGTGAAGGTCAGCCAGAACTGAATATCGTCATCAGACTTACTGCCGGGAAACCTGACTACTGGGTCTTTAAGGATGTTTCCAATCTAAAAGGCAAAACCCTTACCATCAGCTACGAGGGAGATCAAGCGGGACTTTCCAACATCTACCAAGCCAATGAAATTGCTGGTGCTGACAGCCTTTACCAAGAACACAACAGGCCACAGTTTCACTTCACCACCCGCCGTGGATGGATCAATGACCCCAACGGGCTACTTTATTATGATGGAGAATACCACTTATTTTACCAGCACAATCCCTACGAAAGAGAATGGGAAAACATGCACTGGGGCCATGCTGTCAGCCATGACCTGATCCATTGGAAAGAACTGCCAGATGCCCTCTACCCTGATGAGCTAGGGACCATGTTTTCGGGTTCGGCGGTCATTGACTATCAAAATACCGCAGGCTGGAACGAAGGAGAAATACCTGCCTTGGTGGCCGCCTACACTGCTGCAAGCCCCGAAAGACAAACCCAAGGTATTGCTTACAGCTTGGATAAGGGGCGGACCTTTACCAAATATAAAGGCAATCCGGTCATCGACTCTAAAGAAAAATGGAACAGTGTGGACACCAGGGATCCAAAAGTATTTTGGTATGAGCCTGGTGATCACTGGGTAATGGTACTCAACGAACGGGACGGACATTCGATATACAATTCTCAGGACCTTAAAAAGTGGGAATACCAAAGCCATACTACTGGCTTTTGGGAATGTCCAGAACTCTTCGAATTACCCGTGGACGGAGATCCCAAAAACACCAAATGGATAATGTACGGTGCCTCAGGAACCTATATGCTAGGTGAATTTGACGGAAAGACCTTTACGCCTACTGCCGGAAAATATCGTTACAGCTCAGGCCCCATTTATGCTGCCCAGACCTTTACCAATGTCGATGATGGGCGTAGAATCCAAATGGGATGGGGCCAGATAAGCCATCCCGGAATGCCTTTTAAAGGAATGATGATGCTCCCCACGGAATTTAGTCTCCGCAATACCCACGACGGCCCGAGACTCTTAAACCAACCTGTAAAAGAAACCGAACAACTCTTCACCTCAGTCAACCGATGGAGCAACCTAAGTACCGAAGAAGCCAATGAAGCCTTAGAAGAATATGCGGAAAAAGGGACCTTAAGATTGAAGACCCATATCCAACTCTCCCATGCCACCAGTGCCGGGCTCAACCTCTTTGGTCAGCACCTCATTGATTATGACCTAAACTATAACAAACTGAATGATGCTTTCTATTCTCCCGATGATCCGACCAGCATGGAAATCACCGCTGATATCTACATCGATAAGACCAGCATCGAAGTATTTGTCGATGAAGGAGCCTTTACCTTGGTCATGCCAAGAACTCCAGTGGAAAGCAATGAAGAGGGCTTCCATTTTTGGGGAAATAACATCACCATCAAAAATCTGGAGGTGTTTAAAGCAGCATCCATTTGGGAATAA
- a CDS encoding RagB/SusD family nutrient uptake outer membrane protein, whose product MKNYKIYIASALLGLSISACSDEFLEYEPEGVLSSENVSSPENAEGLVIAAYAGIGNDEMIGPLTSMWVYGSVRSDDAYKGGGGRGDVAEIDRYEQYNLTIPDQGDAMAPRTWTDFYKAISRANFALQVIEDIPEADYSMKTTRQAELRFLRGHSHFILKMLFDKIPYITEDLTQEEIALVSNDVSDEVLWNKIADDFLFAYENLPPSQDEVGRADKNAAAAYLAKVRLYQAYEQNDQHEVININRERLEEVIQYANEVTGTLEDDFGNNFLDGFDNGPESIWAVQFSINDGTTVGRVSYVTGLNSPHGNVLYGCCGFHLASQNMVNAFQTDENGLPMLDSFNETDIFTTVLPDGTTPPSDGLTVDPRLDHTVGIPGRPFKYRNTVNNSGDMVYNFSWARDPGVYGYFGNMKEQQAPDCSCYKKEGPFVGTSKNIDFIRYADVLLWKAEALIQLDRWDEALPIINEVRSRAAASTQRPLDAGASDIYHIGQYTSFPSKTYAWKALKFERRLEFAMEGHRFFDLVRWGEASEVLSAYLNEEKTKRDFLSNAAFTPGRDEYYPIPQREIDFTGGVYQQNPGY is encoded by the coding sequence ATGAAAAACTATAAAATATACATTGCTTCAGCACTATTGGGATTGAGCATCAGTGCATGCTCCGATGAATTTCTCGAATACGAACCAGAAGGGGTACTATCAAGTGAAAATGTTTCCTCACCCGAAAATGCCGAGGGCTTGGTCATTGCCGCCTATGCGGGAATTGGAAATGACGAAATGATCGGTCCCTTGACTTCCATGTGGGTATATGGAAGCGTGCGGTCGGATGATGCCTACAAAGGTGGCGGAGGACGTGGAGACGTAGCCGAAATAGACCGCTATGAACAGTATAACCTGACCATTCCTGATCAGGGAGATGCCATGGCTCCAAGAACCTGGACAGACTTTTACAAAGCCATTTCCAGGGCTAATTTTGCCCTACAGGTCATTGAGGATATTCCTGAGGCAGACTATTCCATGAAGACCACCAGACAAGCTGAATTGCGGTTTCTCAGGGGACATTCACATTTTATCCTGAAAATGCTCTTTGACAAAATCCCCTATATCACAGAAGACCTCACACAGGAGGAAATCGCCTTGGTAAGCAATGATGTCTCTGATGAAGTACTCTGGAACAAGATCGCAGATGACTTTCTATTTGCCTATGAAAACCTCCCACCTTCCCAAGATGAGGTGGGACGGGCCGACAAAAATGCGGCTGCAGCCTATCTGGCAAAAGTAAGACTGTACCAAGCATATGAACAAAACGATCAACATGAGGTTATTAACATCAATCGTGAACGCCTGGAGGAAGTCATCCAATATGCCAATGAGGTGACTGGTACTTTAGAGGATGATTTTGGCAATAACTTTCTGGATGGGTTTGATAATGGACCGGAATCTATCTGGGCGGTACAGTTTTCCATCAATGACGGTACCACTGTGGGTCGCGTAAGCTATGTCACCGGCCTTAACTCTCCCCATGGAAATGTCCTATATGGCTGCTGCGGTTTCCATCTGGCCAGCCAAAACATGGTCAATGCTTTCCAGACCGATGAAAACGGACTCCCGATGTTGGACAGCTTTAATGAAACAGATATCTTCACGACCGTCCTTCCTGATGGCACCACTCCCCCATCTGACGGATTGACGGTCGATCCACGACTCGATCACACGGTGGGGATTCCAGGAAGACCGTTCAAATACCGCAATACCGTCAACAACTCAGGGGATATGGTGTATAATTTTAGTTGGGCACGAGATCCGGGTGTCTATGGCTACTTTGGCAACATGAAAGAACAACAGGCGCCTGATTGTTCTTGCTACAAAAAAGAAGGACCATTCGTCGGTACCTCCAAAAATATTGACTTCATTCGTTATGCCGATGTCTTGCTGTGGAAAGCAGAGGCGCTGATCCAGCTCGACAGATGGGATGAAGCGCTTCCCATCATCAATGAAGTAAGGTCCCGCGCTGCTGCCAGCACCCAAAGACCGCTTGATGCCGGTGCCAGTGATATTTACCACATCGGCCAATACACTTCCTTTCCAAGTAAAACATACGCTTGGAAAGCACTGAAGTTTGAACGAAGGCTGGAATTCGCCATGGAGGGTCACCGCTTCTTTGATTTGGTGAGATGGGGCGAAGCTTCCGAGGTGCTCAGCGCTTACTTGAATGAGGAGAAAACAAAAAGGGACTTTCTCTCCAATGCTGCCTTTACACCTGGCAGGGATGAATATTATCCAATTCCACAACGTGAGATAGATTTTACAGGTGGGGTATATCAGCAAAACCCTGGTTACTAA
- a CDS encoding SusC/RagA family TonB-linked outer membrane protein, whose amino-acid sequence MKTSVLNFLIMVLLILPSWAQNSEISGTVTDNASGDPLPGVTVQVQGTGTGTVTDLDGKYSISATSEDVLLFSFIGYQTAKETVGNRSSIDVVLGQDMSNLDEVVVVGYSSQKKSDMTGAIVAVDLTPIEGQSMSNGNPMQALQGRVPGLYVEKSGDPSGASSRVLIRGVSTLGNNDPLYVIDGVPTKRPEVFASLSPDAIESIQVLKDASASSIYGSRAANGVILVTTKNKTLGGDKLGVSFNSTFSVLSEKQQRYDMLNAQQRGEAIWRASVNDGADPASGYGEIYDFDWNGDFDNPVLNSVTVQPFVGGDESIPAGDTDWQDETYETGYAFNNELTVTTNSEKSSLMVNLGYYKNTGMLKYTDFERYTARLNANTWLFDDKVRFGINTQFSSSNELLAAMDVGGAPTPGLAITLAPTIPVYDANGNFAGPLGSGYSDRNNPVLMQYLNRWDNTRKNNFYGNVFAEWSILENLTFKTSLGLDLSDYQRKDIEPKVNNGFVNRNNNRLIWDTNKFTSLVFSNTLNYKLVMGDHRFDVLLGVESIKDDFNSILSQADGFAVESESYFVLNAASGARTNSGSATGSRLLSQFGKINYAFSDRYLASFTLRRDGSSRFGKNNRYGIFPAATVGWRISNEAFLENSQVISDLKLRLGYGEVGNQEIGDLARFGLYESRYGPNQAQYGGGFFETYYNVGTAYDINGNDSGTLPSGFVSIQAENPDLKWETTQEWNVGVDFSLFNYAINGSFDYFNRKTTDILTTPPIASVIGEGQQRVLNGASTATNGWELALNWAKDFNSDFTLSVNTNFGAFKDEITYLPEEVRTAFPGTINNSILGHSQFSIFGYQTDGLFQSQEDVDNSPDQDGARPGGLKFQDINNDGVIDSDDRDFIGTTLPDLEYGVGIDIKYKNFDFSIFGSGVAGRIGQDPYIFWNNFVQGRENAGLGVLDAWTPENSGSSIPSLSLAFNDTRTSDYLFRKNAYFKIRNLQLGYSFPEEMISQWAGMSRLRVYFQGENLLWFTPKDYIGSDPERTDVNRIPVPTTFTLGLNVNF is encoded by the coding sequence ATGAAAACAAGCGTATTAAATTTCCTAATCATGGTTTTACTGATCTTGCCCAGCTGGGCCCAAAACAGTGAAATCTCAGGCACCGTAACAGACAATGCGAGTGGTGATCCACTTCCGGGCGTCACCGTACAGGTGCAAGGCACAGGAACAGGTACCGTCACGGATCTGGACGGAAAATACAGCATTTCTGCAACATCCGAAGATGTATTGTTATTTTCCTTTATTGGCTATCAGACGGCCAAGGAAACTGTTGGAAATCGAAGCTCTATCGATGTCGTGCTTGGCCAGGACATGTCCAACTTGGATGAAGTGGTCGTGGTGGGGTACAGCTCCCAGAAAAAATCAGATATGACCGGAGCCATCGTCGCAGTGGACCTTACGCCCATAGAAGGGCAGAGCATGAGCAACGGCAACCCCATGCAAGCCTTACAAGGAAGGGTGCCGGGCCTTTATGTAGAAAAATCAGGCGATCCATCAGGAGCCAGCAGCAGGGTGTTGATTCGCGGAGTCTCCACGCTCGGCAATAATGATCCGCTTTATGTGATCGATGGTGTTCCCACCAAACGTCCAGAGGTATTTGCCAGTCTAAGTCCTGATGCCATTGAGTCCATTCAAGTGCTCAAAGATGCCTCCGCCTCTTCTATTTACGGTTCCAGAGCAGCCAATGGTGTCATTCTGGTCACCACTAAAAACAAGACCCTTGGAGGAGATAAGCTGGGCGTAAGCTTTAACTCTACCTTCTCTGTTCTTTCCGAAAAACAACAGCGCTACGACATGCTAAATGCACAGCAACGTGGAGAGGCCATTTGGAGAGCATCTGTCAATGACGGTGCCGATCCAGCCAGTGGCTATGGAGAAATCTATGATTTTGATTGGAATGGGGATTTTGACAATCCCGTGCTGAACAGTGTGACCGTACAGCCCTTTGTGGGCGGCGATGAATCCATACCGGCCGGAGACACTGATTGGCAGGATGAAACGTACGAAACCGGATACGCCTTCAATAATGAGCTGACAGTTACCACCAATTCAGAAAAATCATCCTTAATGGTCAATTTGGGATATTATAAAAACACCGGGATGCTCAAGTACACCGATTTTGAGCGGTATACTGCTCGGCTAAATGCCAATACGTGGTTATTTGACGACAAGGTCCGGTTTGGGATAAACACCCAGTTCTCCTCATCCAATGAATTGCTCGCTGCCATGGACGTGGGAGGTGCTCCTACCCCTGGACTTGCTATCACCTTGGCTCCTACCATCCCGGTATATGATGCCAATGGCAACTTTGCCGGACCACTAGGGTCTGGATACTCTGACAGGAACAACCCTGTCCTGATGCAGTACCTCAACCGATGGGACAACACGCGTAAAAACAACTTTTACGGAAATGTCTTCGCAGAATGGTCCATTTTGGAAAACCTAACCTTTAAGACCAGTCTGGGCCTCGACCTCAGTGATTATCAGCGCAAGGATATCGAACCAAAAGTGAATAATGGATTCGTTAACCGTAATAATAATCGGCTGATTTGGGATACCAATAAATTCACCAGCCTGGTATTTTCCAATACCTTAAACTATAAACTGGTTATGGGTGACCATCGATTTGATGTCTTGTTGGGAGTGGAATCGATCAAAGACGATTTTAACAGCATCCTATCCCAAGCGGATGGTTTTGCGGTAGAATCCGAATCTTACTTTGTCCTCAATGCCGCTTCAGGCGCCCGGACCAACAGTGGCTCCGCTACCGGCAGCAGACTACTATCACAGTTTGGCAAAATCAACTATGCATTTTCCGATAGGTACCTTGCCTCTTTTACCCTAAGACGAGACGGCTCCTCACGATTTGGTAAAAACAACCGATACGGGATATTTCCCGCCGCTACTGTGGGATGGAGGATCAGCAATGAGGCCTTTTTGGAAAACAGCCAAGTTATCTCTGACCTAAAGCTCCGGCTCGGATACGGTGAAGTAGGCAACCAAGAGATTGGTGACTTGGCACGATTTGGACTTTATGAATCGCGCTATGGCCCCAATCAAGCGCAATATGGCGGTGGCTTTTTTGAAACGTACTATAATGTCGGTACGGCCTATGATATCAATGGCAATGATTCGGGAACACTGCCTTCTGGTTTTGTCTCCATCCAAGCCGAAAACCCCGACCTCAAATGGGAAACCACTCAGGAATGGAACGTCGGAGTTGACTTCAGCCTGTTTAATTATGCCATCAACGGTTCATTCGATTATTTTAACCGTAAGACAACAGACATCCTCACCACTCCGCCCATTGCCTCGGTGATCGGAGAAGGGCAGCAAAGGGTCCTCAATGGCGCTTCCACTGCCACCAATGGCTGGGAACTTGCCTTGAACTGGGCAAAAGACTTCAACAGTGATTTTACCTTATCCGTAAACACCAATTTTGGTGCCTTCAAAGATGAAATCACCTATCTGCCCGAAGAGGTACGAACTGCCTTTCCGGGTACCATAAACAACTCCATCCTTGGCCACTCACAGTTTTCAATTTTTGGCTATCAAACCGACGGCCTATTCCAAAGCCAAGAGGATGTCGATAACAGCCCCGATCAGGATGGTGCACGGCCAGGAGGGCTTAAATTTCAGGACATCAATAATGATGGCGTGATCGATTCGGACGACCGGGACTTTATCGGCACTACCCTTCCAGATTTGGAATATGGAGTTGGCATTGACATCAAGTACAAGAATTTTGACTTTTCTATTTTTGGCTCAGGTGTAGCCGGGAGGATAGGTCAAGATCCCTACATCTTCTGGAACAATTTCGTCCAAGGGCGTGAAAATGCAGGCCTTGGTGTGCTGGATGCATGGACTCCCGAGAATTCAGGGTCTTCGATTCCTTCACTTTCCTTGGCATTTAACGACACCAGAACTTCCGATTATCTATTCAGAAAGAATGCCTATTTCAAAATCAGGAACCTTCAGCTTGGCTATTCTTTCCCTGAGGAAATGATCAGCCAATGGGCTGGAATGTCACGGCTCAGGGTGTATTTCCAAGGAGAGAACCTCCTTTGGTTTACCCCGAAAGATTATATCGGATCCGATCCTGAACGTACCGATGTCAACCGTATCCCAGTCCCCACCACCTTCACTCTGGGACTTAATGTAAACTTCTAA